In a single window of the Paucidesulfovibrio gracilis DSM 16080 genome:
- a CDS encoding FadR/GntR family transcriptional regulator translates to MTVTKFDTPVIGKRQTLPEELAGIIMRQIEGGDFKPGDVLPSEQSLANTFNVSRTVVREALARLKFEGVIESKRGSGPVVRGIDARKTFTLPSAFSSKSERAQIIEFRLIMEGESAALAAARRTQEQVDVLRDYLENMRLAIENKTSGLVPDYRFHCLIAEAAHNEYITSFIKFLSSKMLGGVQEARSLSNKDLKRASMVLEEHSVIYDAILRQSPEDARAAVYAHLMSSAKRQGIELTGPLRYSTDD, encoded by the coding sequence ATGACGGTTACCAAATTTGACACCCCTGTGATCGGAAAACGACAAACCTTGCCCGAGGAACTGGCCGGCATCATAATGCGCCAGATCGAAGGCGGGGACTTCAAGCCCGGCGATGTGTTGCCCTCGGAACAGTCCCTGGCCAATACCTTCAACGTCAGCCGCACCGTGGTACGCGAAGCCCTGGCCCGCCTGAAATTCGAAGGCGTGATCGAGTCCAAGCGCGGCAGCGGACCCGTGGTGCGCGGCATTGACGCACGCAAGACCTTTACCCTGCCGTCGGCGTTTTCCTCCAAGAGCGAACGTGCGCAGATCATTGAGTTTCGTTTGATAATGGAAGGCGAAAGCGCGGCCCTGGCCGCGGCGCGACGTACCCAGGAGCAGGTAGACGTGCTCCGCGACTACCTGGAAAACATGCGTCTGGCCATTGAGAACAAAACCTCCGGGCTGGTGCCGGACTACCGGTTCCACTGCCTCATCGCCGAAGCCGCACACAACGAATATATTACCAGCTTTATTAAATTTCTTTCCTCAAAAATGCTTGGCGGCGTGCAGGAAGCCCGCTCCCTGTCCAACAAGGATCTCAAGCGCGCCAGCATGGTTCTGGAAGAGCACTCGGTGATTTACGACGCAATCCTGCGTCAATCCCCGGAAGACGCCCGCGCCGCCGTGTACGCCCACCTCATGAGCAGTGCCAAGCGCCAGGGCATTGAGCTGACCGGCCCGCTACGCTACTCCACCGACGACTGA
- a CDS encoding NifB/NifX family molybdenum-iron cluster-binding protein: protein MIIAISSQGPTLDHAVDPRFGRAAGFILFDTESREHRWLENTANASQAQGAGIQTAQAVAESGASLVLTGRVGPKAEAALQQGNVRIAFCAEGTVRQALEQFEKGGSQAAAPAQGMTAGPAGPSGQGMGGCGRGMGGGGGRGMGGGGGRGMGGGGGRGMGGGGGRGMGGGGGRGMGGGGGRGMGGGGMGNR, encoded by the coding sequence ATGATAATCGCAATCAGCAGCCAGGGACCGACCCTGGATCACGCCGTGGACCCGCGTTTTGGGCGGGCAGCCGGTTTTATTTTGTTTGATACGGAAAGCCGCGAACACCGCTGGCTCGAAAATACGGCCAATGCTTCCCAGGCGCAGGGCGCCGGTATCCAAACGGCCCAAGCAGTGGCCGAATCCGGAGCAAGCCTCGTGCTCACGGGTCGTGTCGGTCCCAAGGCGGAAGCCGCTTTGCAGCAGGGCAACGTTCGTATTGCCTTTTGCGCGGAAGGCACGGTGCGCCAGGCTCTGGAGCAGTTTGAAAAGGGCGGCTCTCAGGCTGCCGCGCCCGCGCAAGGCATGACCGCTGGTCCTGCGGGTCCGTCCGGTCAAGGCATGGGCGGTTGCGGTCGCGGCATGGGCGGCGGCGGTGGCCGCGGCATGGGCGGCGGCGGTGGCCGCGGCATGGGCGGCGGCGGTGGTCGCGGAATGGGCGGCGGCGGTGGTCGCGGTATGGGCGGCGGCGGTGGCCGCGGTATGGGCGGCGGCGGTGGCCGTGGCATGGGCGGCGGAGGCATGGGAAATCGCTGA